AGGAGCGGCCAAATGTGAATCTAGTCCCGCAGAGCACATGAGGGAATTGAGATCTGCTATGACAGGAATGCGAGAGTGGGATATCATTAAGCGGGGGGAGCAGCCCTCTCGTCCGCACACGGCGACTACCACCACCACAGGGACGCACAACAACAACAGCTGCCTAATAatactgactgactgactgcaCACTAGCCTCATAAAAAGCACCCGCCAACTGTCAGTAGAGGACAGAAATCATTACTGTGCGATTCTGACTCCTTCAAGATGGCCTCTTTGAAGAGGAAGCACTTCCAAGTTTTCTTTTCACACTGAAACGCTAATCCCCTCAAGCTATCCAGACAGAAAACAGGAACAAATTGCAGacgcactgacatattttaaaattgtgCTGTTAGACCTTTAGGTTCACTGTATATGTTTATTCACAGCACTGTGTAAATGCAAATTGCAAGTGACATATAATACACAAAAGCACTGTAAAATGTAGGAACAGAATATATATTCATGTGTTGCGTTTCCCTTCCCATAGCCAAAAGTATTGGgtcacccctccaaatcattgaatttagGTGTTCCAATCGCTTCCGTTGCCAAATGTGTATAAAATAAAGTACAGGCATACCATAGTGGGGTCAGTGCATGCTTAGGCGCATAATGTGCAGATGTCAAAGATGCaatcaatagctacagacctccacactttatgtggccttcagattagctcaagaacagtgcgtggAGAGTTTCATGGGATGGGTTTCCATGgtcgagcagctgcatccaagccttacatcaccaagtgcaatgctaAGCATCAGAtgtagtggtgtaaagcacgccgccactggactcaagagcagtggagatgtgttctctggagtgacgaatcacacttctctgtctggcagtctgatggacgagtctgggtttggcaacTGCCAGcagaacagtacttgcctgactgcattgtaccAAGTGTAacgtttggtggaggggggattatgatgtgggttttttcaggggttgggcttggacccttagtttcagtgaaaggaGCTCTGAAtgtttcagcataccaagacattttggacaattttggacaatttcatgctcccaacttcaTGCTCCCCCTTCctattccaacatgactgtgcaccagtgcacaaagcaaggtccataaagacattgATGAGTGAGTTTAGTGcgaaggaacttgactggcctgcacagagccCTGACCTGTCAAAACAATTCATAAACATACTCCTAAACATTGTGAAAAGCCTTCCCAATAGAgtttaagaatgggatgtcattcaAGTTCATAAGCATGTAAAGGCTGGCGTCCCAAAACCTTTGGCAatattatgtgtatatatatatgtgtgtgtgtgtgtgtgtatgtatatacataGACAAATCAAGCATACCATTATGACCTCATAACATTATGAGAGATGAATTGAATACCACTGATTAGCTCTTCATCATGGTACCTGttaggatatattaggcagcaagtgaactgttagaagcagaaaaaatgggcaagtacACATTATGGGGTCTAGTGGAGTGCATGCCTCAACGGGTCAGGggtgttttggcagcaaaagggggaccaacacaatattaggaaagtAGTCAtagagtgtgtttacatgcacgtccTTAAGCCGATTATCCTAATAaaccgacaatgaacatggtcatgtaaacgcggtaacccgttttcttttatcggagtacgGTCATAAATGgtgtaagcataaaccggttgGGACAGGTCGTTTTTTGCCTTTTGCCACGATTTTGCGCtgcatttaaatgcattaacctcctttctgtcggcttattgaagtgcacaTATGTGATAGGTGATAGGTGCACATATGTGTAAAAATGCAAACttgcatttaaatttaaatgcacggtttaaatgcatccagacagagcgttagcgttttgcatgaaataaagacatatatcacaaacgcagactcttttaagacccagaaaattttaaagatgtgttctcatctcatctctGTAACTgtatgagggataatatgagccgttaatctcccgctgacacagtgcacgctttatttaacatcacaactgacgtaacatttggaatactaagagtcagatacggacattattatttttgacgtcaagGAAATATCCCGGTTCATTattaaagtcatgtaaacgcggtttacttgcgttgtcagtttactggtttgcatgtaaacgggggaaaactggttatttcaataagctgatatttgtgagttatcaacttgctggtgtgcatgtaaatgtgTTTATGTCAGATATGATCTGTGtatattaatgaaatattaaCATCTGGTACCATTTTTgtgatttccgcctggatttggcctacccaaatggaaaagcttcccatacacacatacagtggtctaagttcaaaatgttggtgccattttacaggaaaccctttgaagttacaacactgctaaaagtgataaacatgtaagtatatcttgtctaagctgtaataaccctcTTAAGAAAGTAGgcactttttaattattatttttttttataaattcatttttgaaagtgtgtaactcaggccctgtgtgctctaggttTCTGCAGACAGTTTGagctgtttccactaaattccagaaaatagtgggaaaagaagtttgtctgtgtcatgttgtatgcaagaaTTACTCAAATGGATCTGAAGGGagaacttagaccactgtatgtgtgtttatgggaggcttttcaatttgggttgGCCAAATCCAGACGGAAATGGTACCAgaataatttagtgtaaatacattactttgtctaaaacaaatgccaaagtgatgcatatctccagaaagcaGAGACTCTAAACTAAGCAAATGGTACCACGTAAGAGgtcatagctcctccacagacattttaaattgaaagtATATATATGACGATGTCATTCTGGATTTTAAGTGGTTAACAGTATAaacttttgtaaatatattcatacattttttaaaatatatatttgatgaaatatGAACTaactatagatagatagatagatatatagatagatagatagatagatagatagatagatagatagatagatagatagatagatagatagatagatagatagatagatagatagatagagtgcATCCCAGCGCTCAtaattcacagcgcttcactttttcccaCATTTTATGTTGGAGCTTTTAAATTCCTTATTTTTccccctcaattctacaaacaatactccattaatgacaatgtgaaagaagtttatttgaaatctttgcaaatgtattaaattaaaaatggggaggaagaaaaaaaatcacgtaCATAAGTATTTACAGCcttttctcaatactttgttgaagcacctttggcaccaattacagcctcaagtctttttgagtatgatgctacaagcttggaACACCTATTTTTGGacagtttctcccattcatttttgcaggacctctcaagctccatcaggttttaTGAGGACTGTCAGTGCACAGCAATTGTCTAATCTCTCTAGAGATTTTCAATCgagttcaagtctgggctctggctgggtcAATCtgggacattcacagagttgtcacgtagccactcctttgttattttggctgtgtgcttagggtcattgtcctgttAGAAGATAAACCTTCATCCCAGTCTGAGGCCCAgagtgctctggagcaggttttcatcatgtctctgtacattgctgcattcatctttccctcgatcctgactagtctcccagttcgagctgctgaaaaacaaccccacagcatgatgctgccaccaccatgcttcactcaCTGAAGGGATGTATTGGTCAGGTGATGAGAGGTGCccggtttcctccagacatgacacTTGCCATTCAGGTCAAAGcattcaatctttgtttcatcagaccagaaaattttgtttctcatggtctgagggtccttcaggtgccttttggcaaactatAATATGCCTTTTACTGAGCAATAGCTTCTGTCTtgccactctaccatacaggcctgattggtgcaGTGCTGCTaggatggttgttcttctgggaGGTTCTCATCTCTCCACAGATAAATGCTGGAGCCCTATCAGAGTAACCGTCAGGTTCCTgatcaattctagtcagaatatgagtctgaaactgctccattgggctgtgattatgggacgcgtttcaaccgaaccaggaaagacctcaattggatagacttacaaccaatcagagcagcgaagcgacgcattgtcaaacgtcaacagagctcaactgcactgtgttgccaagtccacgttttgTTCCGCGGGTcgttttctatgtccgcaggttgtagcgactattatgtgatatatagacccatgagtgcgaattttagcaggcaaccttgccaaaataacacacattttacctcccaaacaccatttttttcatttcattggtccgaacagtttctgttcggagataattactcccctatggatcgagtccagactgaactgcctgacctaaacattttgtgggcggggctaagttcggctggcatccaggctatgatTAAGGCCCTTTCCCCCTGAATGCTAAGTTCGACTGGGCAGACAtctctaggaagagtcctggtggtttCAAACTTCCATTTATAGAtaaggccactgtgctcatttgGACCTTCAGTACTGCAGAAATTcttctgtacccttccccagaggtctacagacaattccttagacttcatggcttggtttttgcactgacatgcactgttaactgtgggaccttgtatagacaggtgtgtgtctttccaaatcatgtcctatAAACAGAATTTAACACAGGTGGACTCCAGTCAAGTTGTAAAAACGTCTCAGGATGATCAGTGTAAACAGGAGCACTTGAGCCGTCATGGAAAAGGCTGTGGatactttttaaatttttaatacatttgcaaatatttcaaacttatttcacattgtcattatggggtattgtttgtagaactgagaatatttttttatttcatttaatccattttggtaGTAACATAAcatggaaaaagtgaagcactgtgaataGAGGTTTGCACTGTTTAATTGGATGCATTGTTTAATTACTACAAccattataattattactaagtgtgcatttttttttatttaccccTCTCAAATATCATGCCTGTTTTTCTATATATTCTTGTTTAAATGATTGTTAAATTTAAAGTGATTAATAGAAACATTGCACTTTATTAGTATTAAATTACACCTGAGAGATAACATCTATATATGCGCTCAACCTTAACTTACAATATACATCCTGAAATCAGCATCTGGAAAGTTCATATATCTATATTTCTTATACCAACATGTACAAAATAAGACTTTTCATATCTCTTTGGTttagttaaaataaaaatttagtcAATTGTATATAATTTAAGATGTTTATGGATCATAGAGGGGGTAAAAGGACAAGAATGACCACAGAGTAATGTTCTAAATTAGTCTGGTTTTTGGATTGTAAATGTTCAATAGTTTTTAGTGCTTTGTGACTAGATGGGCAGAATTCTTGTGGATTACAAACCTTTTTTGGTCTGCCATTTATTGTTACTTGGGGACCCATTCTCAGAATTCACTTTATGAGTTCATTTCCCAGAATGATTGTGCTTATAAAATGATGGACAACAGTATTTGTTTAGAACTGCTTGCATTGATATGATCGATACAGCACACTTATTATTACGAGCATACATTTTTATAGTCACTAGTATAAATCAATCAACCTATTTTAGTAGATGATCAGAATTAACAATGAACTTGtaaaagacagaaaacaaaCACTTTAACCCAGATTTCCCCAGcatgaatatttacttttgccatgtcatgtaaaaaaaaagtgatattAACTAGAACTCAAGTTTCCATGTGGTGTAActtagttttattttaattccacaaatttgtcaaaaaaattacaaaatactCAAATGGGGAGAACACAGGACTCACAATCTGCCTTAATTATCTCTACTTTTTGTTTACACTGTGTCATCCCATTGCGACTACTAATATATACAATAAGCTTCAAGATACCAGTATATATAAATCTTAGCAGTCAGAATGTACATTCTGCTATTGCCGCTTTTAAACAAGAAGCTAAACCATTGACAACACTCAACATCAAAGGTTTAAGACACAAAAAAGGGACAAAAGGAGAAAATGcttaaaacaaaagtaaaatgcTGTATACATCTGAGACAGAATAAAAGATACATGACAGTCCAATTACAGAAAGTGTTCAGCTTTGGGCATATACTGCTAAAAACTGGCTTCTATGCATACTTGTCAAAGGATGCACaatggctttttttttaaaacaaaagggGAGAATTAAAAACAGTACTATGAGCTTTTACTGTACTTTGAACTTTTAGCTCAAAAGAGGCCCATACACAATCTCACCAGaggtaaaacaaatatttagcaTTTGTCATTTCAAATGATGAACATTAATTTTGATGGGTCtggaaaaaaatgaacaaaaattctgCATGTAACAGTCAATGATTGCTATCAAACAGCCTCTACATGATGGAGAGCAACTAAAGAGGCATCATGCATCATAGGTAATGCAGTGTCAGGAATGCAGAGAGAAGCTCAAGCACAGTCATCTCCACTACTGtgaacacatgcacacacaggtACACAATCCAAGCTTGACGTCTCTTCTGCCACCATCTTCCCCCTGGCTTCACAGTGAGAATGGTTTTATGAATCTGTACAGTAGGTCGGGAAACTGACTGCGCGAGTAGCTCGTAAGAGGACTTCAGGAGGCAAACGGgaaggggggaggggggggagggagggaggggatGGGGGCTATCTTTTCCAGCACCCTTGGACAATGTGTAAttctaaaagtaaaaaatgtgcATCAAGCTGtcatattgttatttaaaaaaatgttttgcaatcTCTATGCACTGAGGGAACTAGCTGAGATATGAACCCAGTTGCAAAACTGAATGCCGTTCAACTTTGGTACACAGAAAAGGGCTTTCGAAATGCACTTGCTGAAACTTAAGCCATAGGAAAGCCAATTgtagtttaaaaagaaaaactgaggTTAATCAGTGCAATATTCTTCTTTCCAAATGGGCTACTTGCCCCAATACTCACGAGGTATCGCACCTCCTCCTTCAAGTGTTTTGAATGTCGAACTCGGTTTGAGTTCAGcaacgaaataaaaaaaatgtggtcATAATGTCATGAGTGTTTGTCATACACTGTCAAAATATGAAACAAatcaaacaaagaaaaaaaataaggaAAGTCATCTGAGCTTTGACCTCTAGAGGTGTTTGGATTAAAATCCGGTACCATTCTACTCAGCAAACCCCTTTTACATGGACCGAACCATTTGACATGGTTACCTGCTCTGACGGTGCCATCTCCTTCCCCTCTGAAACAAGGGATGACACTTCAGAAAATTATTATATCGGAGGTCTAACGTATCTGTTAGGAATCCAcacctaataataattatgataatagtaataattatatatgtatatatatatatatatatttatatactatttacAGACTCAAAAAATGCCATGCTGCAGCTTTTCTTAACATTATGAAAACCTCCtacaatgtattaaaataaacattgaaTTTAAGATAGCACTTTTCAGATATAATGGCCCGACTTTTCTCTGTTCCTCTGTTTTCCCCCCAATTAGCACAGTGACAAAGTATCTGGTTTTCTAGCACCTACAAAAGACGTCAGGGAAGCTTCTCAGAGTATGTTCATGCAGGAAAGTCACAATCAGTCTTGAGGACGCTGTCACTACTCGAACGATATATAACCCCCCGAAAAAGTCAATGTCTTAAAAAAAAGTCCGGAATAGTGAAGAAAGCTGACAACAGAAAGAAGTTTCCTCAGACGATCCTCGTCGCTTCGCCGAACTGAAAACGCTCCTAGAACACACGAGTTCCTGTGTCCTGTGTACTGTTCTGCCGTGACCTCCTGTGTCCTGCTGATCCTCTGGGAGCCCGCGGTTGATCACAGCTGTTTGTCGCTTTCCTTCTTCAACCGGCTGAAATACAGTGGGAAGAGGCACGTATGGTATTATCACGCATGTTTGTAGCATAGATCATTTCTAGAAAAGTTCTGACTGGGGGACTGACCTGTAATAGTCCTCCTGTCCTGGCAGAGGGCCTCCGTGCATGTGGTGATGACCGTGTAGCCACTGCTGCTCCATGGCCAATCTCTGTAGCTCTGCAGACTGTGCATGCATGGCCTGCAGCTGGTGTGCCGCTGACATTGGTGGTGGTAGCCCACCTTGGAGATCTCTGGGGTATGGAGTGCCTAGGGATTACACAGCAAGATTCATTACTTGATGCTTTGACAAAGAGCTGGAAAGCATGAAATGCTGCTTGTGTATGCGACTTACCAAACACAGGGTGCCGGAGCATCTCGTGTTCATGCGGGGGCTGTCCGAGCAGGGGGTTGGGGATGGCTCCAGGCGGGTAGGGGAATCGGGCGAGGTGCGGTCCGCCGGCCAGTGGGTCTACAAGCGGATGTGCCCCAGAACCTGGGGGACACACAAGACATTCACCACCACCTACTCCGTGTCAGCAGCTTTTTGTAATGGTACATAGTCATACAGAAACACATTCTTACAGCACTGATATTCAAAATGAACATCACGCATAAATGACaagcataaaataataatattcaacAGCAGAGACGCACAATATAGGTTCCATATTGCCTATTGCACAATATTGGAGATGTTATTTTTATGCAtccgcatttttttttttttttttttacaaaatattaaataaatgttaatatcgGCTATTCATCATTTATCTGGAATATGAAACTAATCATCTTAGGCTAATGGGTATTGGCCAGAATTTTTATATTGGTGCGTCACTTTCTATATAAAACCATAATTCATTAGTGttaaataatcttaaaaaaatctcaaaattattaaacatttttcatACTGTGAATTGTAATGTTATAttcacatacatttaaaaaaacaaaacattttgaacattacagacagcatcattttattttttaatttttttttacataaaaacaacaacaacatgtcATTTCTACAATTCTAAAGATGGCCCAGATGGAATCTGTGgacatttttcacattttctgGATTATAATTCTGTGGAATGGATTTAAACCGTTATTATTGAGATCTGGGTATACAGATTCCATGTGAGCCTAATACAACTACTCAGCACACAACAGTAGAATGAAAGGTATCTCACCTTGGTGCAGAGGGTCCTGTTGGTGCAGGTGTAGGTGTGAATGGATGTGCGAGTGCTGATGGTGATGTGGCGTCACGTTGAACATCTGCAGCCGTGCGATGGGGTCGTTAGCTACAGAAGCCATTCTCTCAACATGTAGTCTCTCGGCCAGACGCTCAGGGTACGTCATCTCAGGCCGTAGCTGTGGCCCGGCCAGTGCCAGCCGTTCCCGCTCCAGTGGATTCAGGCCCGGGTGAAAGGAGGCAAACGGATGAGGGCCGGCCATGTGTGGGAGACCAATAGGCCCGTGCCGCGCAAAGTGCTCCATGGGGTTAGCGGAAGGATGCAGGCTGTCTAATTCTGGAGGTTTGACCTCGAAGCCCGGCTTCATTCTCTCCATTCTCAGCTCCCTCTCTCGGATCTCCCTCTCCCGCATCTCTCGCTCCCGCAGCTCCCGCTCACGCATGCCAGGGTCTGCGTTGTACAGGCCGGGCATGTGGTAGGCCAGGAGTGGGTCTGAGGGGTTGAGTGAGACAAAGAAGGGATGGTTGCGGTTGGTGGGGGACATGACGTGGGGCCGAGCGTATTCGCTGAGCGTGCGCAGGGCGGGTGTGTCAGGGCCGATGTAAGGGGGCACAGTGGCGATGGTTGTGGGTGGTGGATCAAAAGAGGTCCTCATATGAGCCGATCCCGCCATCTGGGGTTCACCCATGCGACCCTCATGAGAAGAACTGGAAGCTTTCTGTAAAGACAGAGCAGATATTTAGGAGTAAGAAATTGATAATGACAAATCTTAGCAGAAATTATAGACAGATAAACATCGCTTTTAAATGCAACATATCAGACCAAAACTTACAGCAGCTCTCTCAgcctccttctctctctcccgTTCCCGTTCTCTTTCTTTTTCACGTTCCCtctccttttctttttcttctcgTGCTTTCTGCTCTGCTTCCCTCTTGGCTTTCTCTAGTGCCTCCTCCCGTTTTTTTGCCAGTTTTGACGAGGCCAGTGGTGTGAAGTAAAAGTCTGTTCTGGCACACGTGTTGTAACCTCTGTCCAAATGCTTATAGAACCTGTAAACAGAATAGATAGACAGAATCATCAGAATAATCTTTAAGTTACCACTGTCAGTGTCATGTGTGAAACCTTTCTTCTTTTGTGACAGATATAAGCTGTGGAAGTGCAGACATATTTCCACAGGCCGAATTTGCAGCCAGTTTAAAAGAAATGCAATTACTTTATGTCAAATAAATAACCTGTGGCATGTCCTCTCATTTATACTATACTAGAGCCACTCAATCAATCATTTTAATCTCCAGTGCTGTAATGAGCACAGAGCTCTCTCTCGGCATTAGTGAGCTTATTGCTATTCACTTCAAGGGAGTGCAAGACAAGGCCACAGCAGCTCAACAAAGACATGCTCATGTTCTGATGGAGGCTTTCATCACTATGATGCAGTCATTAATCTGTGCCCTGTCCATGCCTGATAACTGCAGAGGAGCTGAAGCTGAGATACAGTTAGTTGGGACGCTACACAGTGCTATTTAACGTAACTTTTAAacttaatgtaaattaatgaaataatattttattacattttaataaatgcaatactattttatttataataaaatgacaaattattggttttaatatttttaattttattgtaacaaatatgaattaatataaatttactacaaattattattgtaaataaTATACCATTCAAactaatgtaataaaatatatttgtatttattaaagttGTTTTATAATAGATTATTGTTTGCTTTTGTAGTTTTTATAATTTTGCATTATCATAATCTAAATATTAATTCATGTGTTTACTGTAGTCATTACTGTGCACATCagacacttacaaataattctAATCTATcatggaaaaaaaatgaattatgtACCGTGCTGACTGGCTTGCGTGACTGGGTGTGTTGACAATGGTGGGTGGAGGTGAAGGGCTCCTCTGTGGTGGTGGAGGACTCTCTGGCTCCTCTGCCTCATCCAGTGGCTCTTCTTTAATCTGTACAGGTGGCACAGTAGAGGGTCCTGGGCAGGGCGCACTGACCGATGCAGGCAGGGGCATGGATATGGAGGAGGGTGGCTGCTGCAGCATAGCCATTGAGTTTGTCACAGAGGAAGGAACGGTGGAGGGTGACAGGACGGGCGAGCTGCCTGGCATGAAGGAATGAGGAGGGAAGGGTGGCTGAGAAGGTGCTGAGTGTGAGGCAGAGGAAGAGGAAGGGAGTGGAGGAGCCGGCGGGGGCGCTTGACTTCCTGTCGCTGGAAGGGTTTGCGACTGGGTGAGCACTGGAGGTTGCACTGGTGGAGGCTGTAGCTGCTGGTTTTGAGACATGAGCTGAAGAGGCGGCGGATGGGCGGAGGGAGGATGGTGTGTTGATAGAGAGCTGAGGGGCTTCAAGGCGGGTGGCGGGGGCAGGTTGGAAGGCATCTGCGGGAATGGGGGATGGTTGGGATGCTTGTGTGACTGAGGGTTTGGCATTTGTGGGATAGGGGTTGTAGGCGGAGGTTTGATATGAGGCATAGGCAATGGTGCTGG
This region of Pseudorasbora parva isolate DD20220531a chromosome 6, ASM2467924v1, whole genome shotgun sequence genomic DNA includes:
- the rerea gene encoding arginine-glutamic acid dipeptide repeats protein isoform X4, which produces MDDLFSPRRRLNSTQGEIRVGPSHQAKLPELQPFPSPGGQTVTENEELVWMPGVNDCDLLMYLRAARSMAAFAGMCDGGSTEDGCLAASRDDTTLNALNTLHESSYDAGKALQRLVKKPVPKLIEKCWSEDEVKRFIKGLRQYGKNFFRIRKELLPNKETGELITFYYYWKKTPEAASCRAHRRHRRQPVFRRIKTRTASTPVNTPSRPPSSEFLDLSSASEDDFDSEDSEQELKGYACRHCFTTTSKDWHHGGRENILLCTDCRIHFKKYGELPPIEKPVDPPPFMFKPVKEEDDGLSGKHSMRTRRNRGSMSTLRSGRKKQTASPDGRASPTNEDLRSSGRTSPSAASTSSTDSKTDSMKKLSKKTKEEAPSPMKSAKRQREKGASDTEESERASAKKSKTQELRPDSPSECEGEGEGEGESSDGRSVNDEGSSDPKDIDQDNRSSSPSIPSPRDNESDSDSSAQQQILQGQHPPVIQCQTGALPTAPPSAAAASTPPTSGTPSLSSQSSPSIPPTSMPPQQTPPAGPLSLIQSGAQRLPSPHSPLQGMTQPPPPSQTGPQSLQPPLHGPMPPMGHPLQAGPSHMPHPHALPAQSFPIGQSQVPPSPLPSQPQAASLSQQRPHTPPSQSQSSSQSGSQPPREQPLPPAPLPMPHIKPPPTTPIPQMPNPQSHKHPNHPPFPQMPSNLPPPPALKPLSSLSTHHPPSAHPPPLQLMSQNQQLQPPPVQPPVLTQSQTLPATGSQAPPPAPPLPSSSSASHSAPSQPPFPPHSFMPGSSPVLSPSTVPSSVTNSMAMLQQPPSSISMPLPASVSAPCPGPSTVPPVQIKEEPLDEAEEPESPPPPQRSPSPPPTIVNTPSHASQSARFYKHLDRGYNTCARTDFYFTPLASSKLAKKREEALEKAKREAEQKAREEKEKEREREKEREREREREKEAERAAKASSSSHEGRMGEPQMAGSAHMRTSFDPPPTTIATVPPYIGPDTPALRTLSEYARPHVMSPTNRNHPFFVSLNPSDPLLAYHMPGLYNADPGMRERELREREMREREIRERELRMERMKPGFEVKPPELDSLHPSANPMEHFARHGPIGLPHMAGPHPFASFHPGLNPLERERLALAGPQLRPEMTYPERLAERLHVERMASVANDPIARLQMFNVTPHHHQHSHIHSHLHLHQQDPLHQGSGAHPLVDPLAGGPHLARFPYPPGAIPNPLLGQPPHEHEMLRHPVFGTPYPRDLQGGLPPPMSAAHQLQAMHAQSAELQRLAMEQQWLHGHHHMHGGPLPGQEDYYSRLKKESDKQL
- the rerea gene encoding arginine-glutamic acid dipeptide repeats protein isoform X3, coding for MDDLFSPRRRLNSTQGEIRVGPSHQAKLPELQPFPSPGGQTVTENEELVWMPGVNDCDLLMYLRAARSMAAFAGMCDGGSTEDGCLAASRDDTTLNALNTLHESSYDAGKALQRLVKKPVPKLIEKCWSEDEVKRFIKGLRQYGKNFFRIRKELLPNKETGELITFYYYWKKTPEAASCRAHRRHRRQPVFRRIKTRTASTPVNTPSRPPSSEFLDLSSASEDDFDSEDSEQELKGYACRHCFTTTSKDWHHGGRENILLCTDCRIHFKKYGELPPIEKPVDPPPFMFKPVKEEDDGLSGKHSMRTRRNRGSMSTLRSGRKKQTASPDGRASPTNEDLRSSGRTSPSAASTSSTDSKTDSMKKLSKKTKEEAPSPMKSAKRQREKGASDTEESERASAKKSKTQELRPDSPSECEGEGEGEGESSDGRSVNDEGSSDPKDIDQDNRSSSPSIPSPRDNESDSDSSAQQQILQGQHPPVIQCQTGALPTAPPSAAAASTPPTSGTPSLSSQSSPSIPPTSMPPQQTPPAGPLSLIQSGAQRLPSPHSPLQGMTQPPPPSQTGPQSLQPPLHGPMPPMGHPLQAGPSHMPHPHALPAQSFPIGQSQVPPSPLPSQPQAASLSQQRPHTPPSQSQSSSQSGSQPPREQPLPPAPLPMPHIKPPPTTPIPQMPNPQSHKHPNHPPFPQMPSNLPPPPALKPLSSLSTHHPPSAHPPPLQLMSQNQQLQPPPVQPPVLTQSQTLPATGSQAPPPAPPLPSSSSASHSAPSQPPFPPHSFMPGSSPVLSPSTVPSSVTNSMAMLQQPPSSISMPLPASVSAPCPGPSTVPPVQIKEEPLDEAEEPESPPPPQRSPSPPPTIVNTPSHASQSARFYKHLDRGYNTCARTDFYFTPLASSKLAKKREEALEKAKREAEQKAREEKEKEREREKEREREREREKEAERAAKASSSSHEGRMGEPQMAGSAHMRTSFDPPPTTIATVPPYIGPDTPALRTLSEYARPHVMSPTNRNHPFFVSLNPSDPLLAYHMPGLYNADPGMRERELREREMREREIRERELRMERMKPGFEVKPPELDSLHPSANPMEHFARHGPIGLPHMAGPHPFASFHPGLNPLERERLALAGPQLRPEMTYPERLAERLHVERMASVANDPIARLQMFNVTPHHHQHSHIHSHLHLHQQDPLHQGGGECLVCPPGSGAHPLVDPLAGGPHLARFPYPPGAIPNPLLGQPPHEHEMLRHPVFGTPYPRDLQGGLPPPMSAAHQLQAMHAQSAELQRLAMEQQWLHGHHHMHGGPLPGQEDYYSRLKKESDKQL